The Callospermophilus lateralis isolate mCalLat2 chromosome 15, mCalLat2.hap1, whole genome shotgun sequence genome window below encodes:
- the Tacr2 gene encoding substance-K receptor, whose protein sequence is MGACALLSDANISSGLESNTTDVTAFSMPGWQLALWAIAYLALVLVAVTGNATVIWIILAHQRMRTVTNYFIVNLALADLCMATFNATFNFVYASHNIWYFGRAFCYFQNLFPITVTFVSIYSMTAVAADRYMAIVHPFQPRLSAPSTKAVIAGIWLVALALAFPQCFYSTITVDQGATKCVVAWPEDSRDKSLLQYHLVVIALIYLLPLLVMFIAYSIIGLTLWRRAVPRHQVHGANLRHLQAKKKFVKTMVLVVVTFAICWLPYHLYFILGNFREDIYCHKFIQQVYLALFWLAMSSTMYNPIIYCSLNHRFRSGFRLAFRCCPWVTPTEEDKLELTPTPSLSMRVKRCHTKEILLMAGDVAPSEVPSGKAGWRSPRGEAC, encoded by the exons ATGGGGGCCTGCGCCCTTCTGAGCGATGCCAACATCTCCTCTGGCCTTGAGAGCAACACCACAGACGTCACAGCCTTCTCCATGCCTGGCTGGCAGCTGGCTCTGTGGGCCATAGCCTACCTGGCCCTGGTGCTGGTGGCTGTGACAGGCAACGCCACGGTCATCTGGATCATCCTGGCCCATCAGAGGATGCGCACGGTCACCAACTACTTCATCGTCAACCTGGCCCTGGCGGACCTGTGCATGGCCACTTTCAATGCCACCTTCAACTTCGTCTATGCCAGCCACAACATCTGGTACTTCGGCCGCGCCTTCTGCTACTTTCAGAACCTCTTCCCCATCACAGTCACGTTTGTCAGCATCTACTCCATGACCGCCGTCGCCGCTGACAG GTACATGGCCATCGTCCATCCCTTTCAGCCACGGCTCTCGGCCCCCAGCACCAAGGCAGTTATCGCGGGCATCTGGCTGGTGGCCCTGGCCCTCGCCTTCCCCCAGTGCTTCTATTCCACCATCACTGTGGACCAGGGCGCCACCAAGTGCGTGGTGGCCTGGCCTGAAGACAGCAGGGACAAGTCACTCCTCCA GTACCACCTGGTGGTGATCGCCCTCATCTACCTCCTGCCCCTCCTGGTGATGTTCATTGCCTACAGCATCATTGGCCTCACACTCTGGAGGCGCGCTGTCCCACGACACCAGGTTCACGGTGCCAACCTGCGCCACCTGCAGGCCAAGAAGAAG TTTGTGAAGACCATGGTGCTGGTGGTGGTGACATTTGCCATCTGCTGGCTGCCCTACCACCTCTACTTCATCCTGGGCAACTTCCGGGAGGACATCTACTGCCACAAGTTCATCCAGCAGGTGTACCTGGCGCTCTTCTGGCTGGCCATGAGCTCCACCATGTACAACCCCATCATCTACTGCAGCCTCAACCACAG GTTCCGCTCTGGATTCCGCCTTGCTTTCCGGTGCTGCCCGTGGGTCACTCCAACCGAGGAAGATAAACTGGAGCTGACTCCCACTCCATCCCTTTCCATGAGGGTCAAGAGGTGTCACACGAAAGAGATTTTGCTCATGGCCGGGGACGTGGCCCCTTCTGAAGTTCCCAGTGGGAAGGCTGGGTGGAGGTCCCCAAGAGGGGAAGCCTGCTGA